The proteins below are encoded in one region of Mycobacterium pseudokansasii:
- a CDS encoding enoyl-CoA hydratase/isomerase family protein has translation MSIDYTLHDHLDHIVTITINRPEARNSLDMAHFRDLAHAWAAFRDDADAWVAVVTGVGHDFCTGADLKKFIPELTGDRPRPEGWNKDDAIHAVLHRFPLYKPVVAAVNGTCVAGGFEMLGLTDIRVAVPEARFAVMEPNRGLFAGGGSTVRLPRQIPYALAMELLLTADLVDAQRALAMGLINRVVAADRLMDTAYDYAARIAANAPLAVSATKQSAVEGLALDLESAYDNETRHSDRIFETEDAKEGPRAFAEKRPPRWRAR, from the coding sequence GTGAGCATCGATTACACGCTGCATGACCACCTCGACCACATTGTCACCATCACAATCAACCGGCCCGAGGCGCGCAACTCTCTGGACATGGCGCATTTCCGCGACCTCGCCCACGCCTGGGCCGCCTTTCGCGATGACGCCGATGCCTGGGTCGCCGTCGTCACCGGCGTTGGGCACGACTTCTGTACCGGAGCCGACCTCAAGAAGTTCATCCCCGAGCTGACCGGTGATCGTCCCCGGCCCGAAGGATGGAACAAGGACGACGCCATCCATGCCGTGTTGCATCGGTTCCCGCTCTACAAGCCGGTTGTCGCAGCGGTGAACGGCACGTGTGTCGCGGGCGGCTTCGAAATGCTGGGCTTGACCGACATCCGAGTGGCGGTGCCCGAGGCGAGATTCGCGGTGATGGAGCCCAACCGCGGACTCTTCGCGGGCGGCGGCAGTACCGTGCGACTGCCGCGCCAGATCCCCTACGCGTTAGCGATGGAACTGCTGCTGACCGCCGACCTGGTGGACGCGCAGCGCGCGCTGGCCATGGGGCTGATCAACCGCGTGGTTGCGGCCGACCGGCTGATGGATACCGCCTATGACTACGCCGCGCGTATCGCCGCCAACGCTCCGCTTGCGGTATCGGCAACAAAGCAATCCGCCGTCGAAGGCCTGGCACTTGACCTGGAGTCGGCATACGACAACGAGACCCGGCACAGCGACCGCATCTTCGAGACCGAGGACGCCAAAGAGGGGCCGCGCGCCTTTGCCGAGAAGCGACCGCCGCGATGGCGGGCGCGCTGA
- a CDS encoding anti-sigma factor antagonist, whose protein sequence is MDTVALGASSGPASTRLSLQLGDAQSGLRAVTESTGSAVVVHVGGDIDASNETVWQRLVTRSAAIAIAPGPFVIDVRDLEFMGSCAYAVLAQESVRCRRRGVNLRLVSNQPIVARTIAACGLRRLLPMYTSVENALAPPA, encoded by the coding sequence ATGGACACTGTCGCGCTCGGAGCATCCTCCGGTCCCGCGAGCACGCGGCTGAGTTTGCAACTAGGTGACGCGCAAAGCGGTCTACGGGCAGTCACCGAATCTACCGGCTCGGCTGTAGTGGTCCACGTCGGCGGCGACATCGATGCCAGCAACGAGACAGTCTGGCAACGGTTGGTGACCCGCAGCGCCGCCATTGCCATCGCGCCGGGTCCGTTCGTCATCGACGTCAGAGACCTCGAGTTCATGGGGTCGTGCGCGTACGCCGTGCTGGCGCAGGAATCGGTGCGGTGCCGCCGTCGTGGCGTGAACCTGCGGCTGGTCAGCAACCAGCCGATCGTGGCCCGCACCATCGCCGCGTGCGGCCTGCGTCGCCTGCTGCCGATGTACACCTCGGTCGAGAACGCGCTGGCGCCGCCGGCCTGA
- a CDS encoding FAD-dependent oxidoreductase: MADRVQQVVVIGAGVSGLTSALCLAEAGWPVHVWTAAMPQDTTSAVAGAVWGPVFTEPVAKTLAWTAESLHVFGELAKDPATGVRMAPALTVGDVPVGAALPPQVALIPDLRPADPAELPEGFPAGFCSTLPMIDMPQYLDYLTKRLAAAGCGIEIRPVRSLADAADAAPIVVNCAGLGAAELTGDDTMRPLFGQHVVMTNPGLEQIFLERNDAPEWVCYFPHPRRVVCGGISIADRWDTTADPAVTERILQRCRRIEPRLGQAAVIETIAGLRPDRPSVRVESEALGRARCIHNYGHSANGVTLSWGCARDVARLVGAQ, from the coding sequence GTGGCTGACCGTGTGCAACAGGTCGTCGTCATCGGTGCTGGCGTCAGCGGATTGACCTCAGCGCTATGCCTGGCCGAAGCGGGATGGCCGGTGCACGTCTGGACCGCAGCGATGCCGCAGGACACGACCTCGGCGGTGGCCGGGGCCGTGTGGGGCCCGGTATTCACCGAACCTGTCGCCAAGACGCTGGCTTGGACGGCGGAATCACTGCACGTGTTCGGCGAACTCGCCAAGGACCCCGCCACCGGAGTTCGCATGGCACCGGCCCTGACTGTCGGTGACGTACCCGTGGGCGCGGCGCTGCCGCCGCAGGTCGCGTTGATCCCCGACCTACGGCCGGCCGATCCGGCCGAACTACCCGAGGGCTTTCCGGCGGGGTTTTGCTCCACGCTGCCCATGATCGACATGCCCCAATACCTTGACTACCTGACCAAGCGGTTGGCCGCGGCCGGCTGCGGGATCGAGATCCGTCCGGTGCGGTCGCTGGCCGATGCCGCCGACGCCGCACCGATCGTGGTGAACTGCGCCGGTCTCGGCGCCGCAGAGCTGACCGGCGACGACACGATGCGGCCGCTGTTCGGCCAGCACGTTGTCATGACCAATCCCGGTCTGGAGCAGATATTTCTGGAACGCAACGACGCCCCGGAATGGGTCTGCTACTTCCCCCACCCGCGGCGCGTGGTCTGCGGCGGCATCAGCATCGCCGACCGCTGGGACACGACTGCGGACCCCGCGGTGACCGAAAGGATCCTGCAGCGCTGCCGGCGGATCGAGCCGCGGCTTGGCCAGGCCGCGGTGATCGAGACGATCGCGGGGCTGCGTCCCGACCGTCCATCGGTGCGGGTGGAATCCGAGGCGCTCGGCCGGGCGCGGTGTATTCACAACTACGGTCACAGCGCCAACGGAGTAACGCTGTCGTGGGGATGTGCGCGCGACGTGGCGCGCCTCGTCGGCGCGCAATGA
- a CDS encoding SRPBCC family protein: MQSYTVRFHVDAPPSKVWRVLHPPAPPNSPRPRVLRWPTGSMEILHEGDEAGEGLVRTCIFEVPKYLLSGGKGRSFETVTEAKINELSRYVAVGAPLWSRAEGYHQLDKQPDGSTTLTFHETYHAYNPLLRFFLERPVHAAISRDNLKTYEHALGYAGRVTRLDP; encoded by the coding sequence ATGCAGTCCTACACCGTGCGATTTCACGTCGACGCGCCCCCGAGCAAGGTGTGGCGGGTGCTGCATCCGCCCGCGCCGCCGAATTCTCCGCGGCCGCGGGTGCTCCGGTGGCCGACGGGCAGCATGGAAATTTTGCATGAGGGAGACGAGGCCGGCGAAGGTCTGGTCCGCACCTGCATTTTCGAGGTGCCCAAGTACCTGCTGTCCGGTGGCAAGGGGCGGTCGTTCGAGACCGTCACGGAGGCAAAGATCAACGAGCTGTCACGATATGTGGCCGTCGGCGCGCCGCTGTGGTCGCGCGCCGAGGGCTATCACCAACTCGACAAACAGCCCGACGGCAGCACCACACTGACGTTCCACGAGACCTATCACGCCTATAACCCATTGTTGCGCTTCTTCCTCGAACGCCCAGTGCACGCGGCAATTTCGCGCGACAACCTCAAGACCTACGAGCATGCGCTGGGTTACGCCGGGCGGGTCACCCGACTGGACCCGTGA
- a CDS encoding nitroreductase family protein — protein MDLASVDELLTTTRSVRRRLDLTRPVGREVILECLRLATQAPTASNAQDWRWLVITDADKRAAIADIYRSVGAEYLARVAATASDPQTQRVYRSALGLTETLARVPVHVIPCLQQRIDESNRLVAASAWASIIPAGWSFLLALRSRGLGSVWTTMHLAKEKEVAGVLGVPDTVTQAALFPVAYTVGTDFRPAARPPVETITYWDTWEQPIGES, from the coding sequence GTGGACCTAGCCTCGGTCGACGAGCTGCTCACCACCACGCGGTCGGTGCGCCGACGCCTCGATCTGACCCGGCCTGTCGGCCGTGAGGTGATTCTCGAGTGCCTGCGGCTGGCCACCCAGGCGCCCACCGCCAGCAATGCCCAGGATTGGCGCTGGCTAGTGATCACCGACGCCGACAAGCGCGCCGCGATCGCCGACATCTACCGCAGCGTCGGCGCCGAGTATCTCGCCAGGGTTGCGGCCACCGCGTCCGATCCGCAGACCCAGCGGGTGTATCGCAGCGCGCTCGGCCTGACCGAGACGCTGGCCCGGGTTCCGGTGCATGTCATTCCCTGTCTGCAGCAGCGCATCGACGAAAGTAACCGGCTGGTCGCCGCGTCGGCCTGGGCGTCGATCATCCCGGCCGGCTGGAGCTTCCTGCTTGCGCTGCGGTCCCGCGGATTGGGATCGGTGTGGACGACGATGCATCTGGCGAAGGAGAAAGAGGTAGCCGGGGTGCTCGGTGTCCCGGATACGGTCACCCAGGCTGCGCTGTTCCCGGTGGCCTACACCGTCGGCACCGACTTCCGTCCGGCCGCGCGGCCGCCCGTGGAGACCATCACGTATTGGGATACCTGGGAACAGCCTATTGGAGAAAGCTGA
- a CDS encoding carboxymuconolactone decarboxylase family protein, whose translation MTRLDVPDGPGGEAAMIWTLRPELGGMVERMIRDAYQQSIVAADERELARMRIAQINDCVACSGFRAPSLLDAGPKAPAPELYDHVADYAGYPGYTPRQRLAIEFAERFATDHASLDDAFFGRLRAAFSDAEILDLTLCVAVFLGLGRSLTVLGVDHSCAIDI comes from the coding sequence ATGACCCGACTTGACGTGCCGGACGGTCCCGGCGGCGAAGCCGCGATGATCTGGACGCTGCGTCCCGAGCTCGGTGGCATGGTCGAGCGGATGATCCGCGACGCCTACCAGCAGAGCATCGTGGCGGCCGACGAGCGCGAGCTGGCCAGGATGCGTATCGCGCAGATCAACGACTGCGTCGCGTGCTCGGGTTTTCGTGCGCCGTCACTGCTGGACGCCGGCCCGAAAGCCCCGGCGCCCGAGCTCTACGACCACGTCGCGGATTACGCCGGCTACCCGGGCTACACGCCACGCCAACGCCTTGCCATCGAGTTCGCCGAGCGCTTCGCCACCGACCACGCGTCGCTTGACGACGCATTCTTCGGGCGGCTGCGAGCAGCGTTCTCCGATGCGGAAATCCTCGATCTGACGCTGTGCGTCGCGGTGTTTCTGGGCCTGGGACGTTCGCTGACAGTGCTCGGGGTCGACCACTCCTGCGCGATCGACATCTAG
- a CDS encoding class I adenylate-forming enzyme family protein, which translates to MNIGTIIDAPAAGTADRAALIIGERYINYGDLGAAVRQCAAGLAVHGVGPGERVAVVDGGSLLSIATVLGAARIGAAAALMNPALTPAELRVLLENAGCSPVAVAGAAYADRVRDAGALTVVTDLVDEHRAVAALPTHDVDDREALILFTSGTTGLPKAVGITGRQLTTRIQRMSPPFRADATPSVRMMCVPFFHVGGALGMLGSLYSGNTSVVQTRFDAGEWLRLVSQHRVTATFLVPTMLQRILDHPDFACTDLTSLVAIAYGAAAAPIALVRRAMAALPHVAFANVFGQTETLGAYTTLLPEDHHDPARAGSVGRPLPGVEVRVVDPATGADVAPATVGELWVKTAQSVTDGWLRTGDLGRVDADGYLYPTGRVKDTINRGGEKFGPIEVEEALRSHPAVTDVAVAGIADAEMGQRVGAAVVVRSPVTLDELRSHCRDLIAYFKLPEKLAIIEAIPYSATGKVNRRQLAALISGED; encoded by the coding sequence ATGAACATCGGCACCATCATCGACGCGCCGGCGGCCGGCACTGCCGACCGGGCGGCGCTCATCATCGGTGAGCGCTACATCAATTATGGCGACCTCGGTGCGGCGGTCCGGCAGTGCGCCGCCGGCCTCGCCGTCCATGGGGTTGGACCCGGCGAGCGCGTCGCCGTCGTCGACGGCGGAAGCCTGTTGTCGATCGCGACCGTGCTCGGGGCGGCGCGGATCGGCGCCGCAGCGGCGTTGATGAACCCGGCGCTGACTCCCGCAGAGCTGCGGGTGCTGCTGGAAAACGCCGGCTGCTCGCCGGTGGCGGTTGCGGGGGCTGCCTACGCAGACCGGGTCCGCGACGCCGGCGCGCTGACGGTGGTGACAGACCTCGTCGACGAACACCGCGCCGTGGCGGCGTTGCCGACTCACGACGTCGACGACCGCGAGGCCTTGATCTTGTTCACCAGCGGCACAACGGGACTCCCCAAAGCGGTCGGCATCACCGGCCGGCAGCTCACGACGCGGATCCAACGGATGTCGCCACCGTTTCGGGCGGACGCGACACCGTCGGTAAGGATGATGTGCGTTCCCTTCTTCCATGTCGGCGGTGCTCTCGGCATGCTGGGCAGCCTGTACTCGGGCAACACTTCGGTGGTGCAAACACGTTTTGACGCCGGTGAGTGGTTGCGTCTGGTGTCGCAGCACCGTGTTACCGCCACCTTCTTGGTGCCGACGATGCTGCAGCGCATTCTCGACCATCCCGACTTCGCCTGCACCGATCTCACCTCGCTGGTCGCCATCGCCTACGGAGCCGCCGCCGCGCCCATCGCGTTGGTGCGCCGGGCGATGGCGGCACTCCCTCATGTGGCTTTCGCCAACGTGTTCGGTCAGACCGAGACACTCGGCGCCTATACGACGCTGCTGCCCGAGGATCATCACGACCCGGCGCGGGCGGGATCCGTCGGCCGTCCGCTGCCCGGAGTCGAGGTGCGGGTGGTCGACCCCGCCACGGGCGCGGACGTCGCGCCGGCAACAGTCGGCGAGTTGTGGGTCAAGACGGCCCAGAGTGTCACCGACGGGTGGCTGCGCACCGGCGACCTCGGCCGCGTGGATGCCGACGGCTACCTCTACCCGACCGGCCGGGTGAAGGACACCATCAACCGCGGGGGAGAGAAGTTCGGGCCGATCGAAGTGGAGGAGGCGCTGCGTTCCCACCCGGCGGTGACCGACGTCGCCGTCGCCGGAATCGCCGACGCGGAGATGGGCCAGCGGGTGGGGGCTGCGGTGGTGGTCCGCAGTCCGGTGACGCTGGACGAGCTGCGATCGCATTGTCGCGATCTGATCGCGTATTTCAAGCTGCCCGAGAAGTTGGCGATCATCGAGGCCATCCCGTACAGCGCGACCGGCAAAGTCAATCGCCGTCAGCTGGCCGCGCTGATCTCGGGCGAGGATTGA
- a CDS encoding NAD(P)H-dependent flavin oxidoreductase, translating into MSLTTRLTEFFGIEHPILLAPMALVSGGRLAAAVTAAGGLGLVGGGYGEADWLQAQIDETDGARVGYGFITWSLAGNPGLLDNALAQQPATIMLSFGDLTRFAGRIRGAGVPLTAQVHTLHQARLAVAAGAQIIVAQGGEAGGHGTGARSTFTLVPDVVDLVAQRSPETLVVAAGGVADGRGLAAALALGADGVLVGTRFWAATEALVSPRAQQRGIDAGGDDTVRTRVYDIVRQRDWPDEYDARMVGNALTARWRGHEAALSARLPEVLSEFERATAAEDFDVITVLVGEAIGLIHDVRPAAEIVHHMVRAAARILNQ; encoded by the coding sequence ATGTCGCTGACCACCCGCCTGACCGAATTCTTCGGGATCGAACATCCGATACTGCTCGCGCCGATGGCCCTGGTTTCTGGGGGCAGGCTCGCGGCGGCGGTGACCGCGGCCGGGGGTCTGGGCCTCGTCGGCGGCGGCTACGGCGAGGCCGATTGGCTGCAAGCCCAGATCGACGAAACCGACGGTGCGCGAGTCGGATACGGGTTCATCACCTGGAGCCTGGCAGGTAATCCCGGGCTGCTCGACAACGCTTTGGCGCAGCAACCCGCGACCATCATGCTGTCGTTCGGTGATCTGACGCGGTTCGCCGGGCGCATTCGCGGCGCCGGAGTTCCGCTGACCGCTCAGGTGCACACTCTGCACCAGGCGCGCCTTGCCGTGGCAGCCGGCGCGCAGATCATCGTCGCCCAGGGCGGCGAGGCGGGCGGGCACGGAACGGGCGCCCGGTCGACGTTCACACTGGTGCCCGACGTCGTCGACCTCGTGGCGCAACGCTCGCCGGAAACGCTGGTGGTGGCCGCAGGCGGCGTCGCCGACGGTCGTGGACTGGCGGCCGCGCTGGCGCTCGGGGCCGACGGCGTGCTCGTCGGCACCCGGTTCTGGGCGGCGACCGAGGCGCTGGTGTCACCGCGAGCCCAGCAGCGAGGTATCGACGCCGGCGGTGACGACACAGTGCGCACCAGAGTCTATGACATTGTGCGGCAGCGTGATTGGCCTGACGAATACGACGCCCGGATGGTCGGCAATGCCTTGACAGCGAGGTGGCGCGGCCACGAGGCCGCATTGTCGGCCCGGTTGCCGGAGGTGCTCAGCGAATTCGAAAGGGCGACTGCGGCAGAGGATTTCGACGTCATCACGGTACTCGTCGGCGAGGCGATAGGACTTATCCACGACGTTCGCCCCGCCGCTGAGATCGTGCATCACATGGTCCGCGCGGCCGCACGAATCCTGAATCAGTAA
- a CDS encoding DUF732 domain-containing protein encodes MFSGITSHVGALVSAVVVVTGTAILRGGAAAADPNQDDQFLALLEKKEIPVLSNVPRVIAAAHKVCRKLDGGMPVDEVVDGLRNDAYNMDPTLRQYPPRRVTSTMTRFVTAAVEIYCPYDRGKIASITATPAPQSNEPTRWIATYNRDAVDVGCEVLTLPALDVTTMPATWHEPTGIATTRLPLMDRSAVMEDRHGNRSAGNALGTMLASLIASVPEGDPQLPSPPQTPAPPPPTAHIVTPPAPIATPPPSKRSPAPPQEPPPPQEPPPPQEPPPPLQEVELPADVPQPGAGPGGSGGGGNGGSGGSGGSGGSGGGGGPVQPSPARPSPPGVIRLAP; translated from the coding sequence ATGTTCAGCGGCATCACTAGTCACGTCGGCGCCTTGGTTAGCGCCGTCGTGGTGGTAACCGGCACAGCAATTCTCCGGGGCGGCGCAGCAGCGGCCGACCCGAACCAGGACGACCAGTTTCTGGCGCTGCTCGAGAAGAAAGAAATCCCTGTCCTCTCAAATGTGCCCCGCGTGATCGCCGCAGCCCACAAAGTTTGTCGCAAACTCGATGGCGGCATGCCGGTGGACGAAGTAGTCGACGGGCTGCGCAACGACGCGTACAACATGGACCCGACCTTGCGCCAATACCCGCCCAGGCGCGTCACGTCCACCATGACCCGATTCGTCACCGCGGCGGTGGAGATCTACTGTCCGTACGACCGGGGCAAGATCGCTTCCATCACAGCTACTCCCGCGCCGCAATCGAATGAACCGACCCGCTGGATCGCCACGTACAACCGAGATGCAGTCGATGTGGGATGCGAGGTACTGACGCTGCCGGCGTTGGACGTGACCACCATGCCGGCGACGTGGCACGAACCGACCGGCATCGCTACAACGCGCCTGCCGTTGATGGATCGCAGTGCTGTCATGGAGGATCGCCACGGAAACCGGTCGGCCGGTAACGCTCTTGGCACGATGCTGGCTTCGCTGATCGCATCCGTTCCCGAGGGGGATCCCCAGCTACCGAGCCCGCCGCAAACTCCGGCACCACCGCCGCCGACCGCGCACATCGTGACACCGCCCGCGCCGATCGCGACACCGCCGCCATCAAAGCGATCGCCGGCGCCACCACAAGAACCGCCGCCACCACAAGAACCGCCGCCACCACAAGAGCCGCCGCCACCTCTGCAAGAGGTGGAGCTTCCGGCTGATGTTCCTCAGCCCGGAGCCGGCCCCGGTGGCAGCGGCGGTGGCGGCAATGGTGGCAGTGGTGGCAGTGGTGGTAGTGGTGGTAGTGGTGGCGGCGGCGGTCCGGTGCAGCCGTCGCCGGCACGCCCCTCGCCACCGGGCGTTATCAGGCTCGCGCCGTAG
- a CDS encoding YbhB/YbcL family Raf kinase inhibitor-like protein, whose protein sequence is MKLVAAHLLKSVAPAFTGLALVLALVGYGGGGNTRTPSSVPTLLTAGMTKAAPAGGPLTISSPAFADGAPIPVHYTCKGANVAPPLSWSAPLGAALVVDDPDAVGGNYVHWIVIGIPPGAGSSADGQTPAGGTSLPNSGGQAAYSGPCPPPGTGTHHYRFTLYQLPATLQLPPGLVGLQAAEAITRATTAQAQLTGTFGG, encoded by the coding sequence ATGAAACTCGTAGCGGCGCATCTACTTAAGTCCGTCGCCCCGGCTTTCACGGGGCTCGCTCTGGTGCTGGCATTGGTTGGCTACGGCGGCGGCGGCAACACTCGAACGCCTTCGTCGGTGCCGACCCTGCTGACGGCAGGCATGACGAAGGCGGCACCCGCCGGCGGGCCATTGACGATCAGCAGTCCCGCGTTCGCCGACGGCGCGCCCATCCCCGTGCACTACACCTGCAAAGGGGCCAACGTCGCGCCGCCGCTGAGCTGGTCTGCGCCGTTGGGGGCAGCGTTAGTTGTCGATGATCCGGACGCGGTCGGGGGAAACTACGTCCACTGGATCGTGATCGGAATTCCTCCCGGAGCCGGCAGCTCCGCGGATGGTCAGACTCCTGCTGGAGGCACCAGCCTGCCGAACTCGGGTGGCCAGGCCGCATACAGCGGGCCCTGCCCGCCGCCGGGCACCGGGACTCACCACTACCGTTTCACGCTGTACCAGCTTCCGGCCACGCTGCAGCTTCCCCCAGGATTGGTCGGGTTGCAGGCGGCTGAGGCGATAACGCGAGCCACCACGGCGCAGGCCCAACTCACCGGAACGTTCGGAGGCTGA
- a CDS encoding SRPBCC family protein, with the protein MAVTESRELIIEATPKEILDVLFDLESLPEWSSIHRKVEILERDNQGRPTKSRQEVKIVGVGDEQVLDYSVHDDGVSWTLASAKQQRGQQGRYTLTPDGDSTRVRFDLTVDLLVPLPGFLVRRGAKGVMDTATRGLRDRVLAVKGRAG; encoded by the coding sequence ATGGCCGTCACCGAGTCCCGCGAGCTCATCATCGAGGCGACGCCCAAGGAAATCCTGGACGTATTGTTCGACCTCGAATCGTTGCCGGAGTGGTCCTCGATCCATCGAAAGGTCGAAATCCTGGAGCGCGACAATCAAGGCCGTCCAACCAAATCTCGACAAGAGGTCAAGATCGTCGGCGTCGGCGATGAGCAAGTGCTGGACTACTCGGTTCACGACGACGGCGTGAGCTGGACCTTGGCCAGCGCCAAACAACAACGCGGGCAGCAGGGCCGTTACACGCTGACCCCGGACGGCGATTCCACCCGGGTTCGGTTCGATCTCACCGTGGACCTGCTGGTGCCGTTGCCGGGATTCCTGGTCCGTCGAGGTGCCAAAGGCGTGATGGACACTGCTACCCGAGGCCTTCGTGACCGGGTGTTGGCGGTCAAGGGGCGCGCCGGCTAA
- a CDS encoding synaptic vesicle VAT-1 family membrane protein produces MRAVVITKHGDPSVLQVQQRPDPPPPGPGQLRIAVRAAGVNFADHLARVGLYPDAPKLPAVVGYEVAGTVEAVGEGVDQNRVGERVLAGTRFGGYAEIVNVAATDSVVLPEALSFEQGAAVPVNYATAWAALHGYGSLRAGERVLVHAAAGGVGIAVIQFAKAAGAEVHGTASPGKHQKLAELGVDRAIDYRREGWWKGLGRYDLVLDALGGTSLRRSYDLLRPGGRLVGYGISNMQHGEKRSLRRVAPHALSMLRGFNLMKQLEDSKTVIGLNMLRLWDDRGTLEPWITPLREALDEGTARPIVHATVPFAEAPAAHRILAARENIGKVVLIP; encoded by the coding sequence CCACCCGGTCCGGGCCAGCTGCGGATTGCCGTTCGCGCCGCCGGTGTGAACTTCGCCGACCACCTCGCCCGGGTCGGCCTGTACCCGGATGCACCGAAGCTTCCGGCGGTGGTGGGCTACGAGGTAGCCGGGACGGTCGAGGCCGTCGGCGAAGGTGTCGACCAAAACCGGGTCGGCGAACGTGTCCTGGCCGGAACACGATTCGGTGGCTATGCCGAAATAGTGAATGTGGCCGCGACCGATTCGGTGGTGCTTCCCGAGGCGTTGAGTTTCGAGCAGGGTGCCGCGGTTCCGGTGAACTATGCGACCGCGTGGGCGGCACTGCACGGCTACGGGTCGTTGCGTGCCGGCGAGCGGGTGTTGGTTCATGCGGCCGCGGGTGGCGTGGGCATCGCGGTGATTCAATTCGCCAAGGCTGCCGGCGCCGAAGTGCACGGCACCGCCTCGCCGGGAAAGCACCAGAAGCTGGCCGAGTTGGGCGTGGATCGTGCCATCGACTACCGCCGCGAGGGCTGGTGGAAGGGCCTGGGGCGGTATGACCTCGTGCTCGACGCACTCGGCGGCACCTCGCTGCGGCGGTCCTACGATCTGCTGCGCCCCGGGGGAAGGCTGGTCGGATACGGGATTTCGAACATGCAGCACGGCGAGAAGCGCTCGTTGCGCCGGGTGGCTCCGCATGCGTTGTCGATGCTGCGCGGCTTCAATCTGATGAAGCAACTCGAGGACTCGAAAACCGTGATCGGTCTCAACATGCTGCGGTTGTGGGACGACCGTGGCACCCTCGAACCCTGGATCACGCCGCTGCGCGAGGCTCTTGACGAGGGTACGGCCCGGCCGATCGTTCATGCGACTGTGCCGTTCGCGGAAGCGCCGGCAGCGCACCGGATTCTGGCGGCACGGGAGAACATCGGCAAGGTTGTCCTGATCCCCTGA